The following are encoded together in the Lathyrus oleraceus cultivar Zhongwan6 chromosome 3, CAAS_Psat_ZW6_1.0, whole genome shotgun sequence genome:
- the LOC127131442 gene encoding pentatricopeptide repeat-containing protein At5g18475 has product MKAQEACLEDCVDEIDAQRVFGYALYEDGKNTKLSYPLENFDSNVYGRSFQGNIDRARNVIEFMKNNGCCPNVFNYLALVDGLCKVGKPEDAKGVLAEMKNFGLKPDTVTYTSLINFFCRNGKIDEAIELLKEMKENECEVDTVTFNVILGGLCREGRFDEALDTIEKLPHQCVYLNKGSYRIILNSLTQK; this is encoded by the exons ATGAAAGCACAAGAGGCAT GTCTTGAAGATTGTGTGGATGAAATTGATGCACAGAGAGTCTTTGGCTATGCTCTTTATGAGGATGGGAAAAACACCAAGTTGTCTTATCCCTTAGAAAATTTTGACTCTAATGTATATGGACGAAGCTTTCAAGGAAATATTGATCGTGCTAGAAATGTTATTGAGTTTATGAAAAATAATGGATGTTGTCCTAATGTATTCAATTACTTAGCCCTAGTTGATGGATTATGTAAAGTAGGAAAACCGGAAGATGCAAAAGGGGTTTTGGCTGAGATGAAGAACTTTGGTTTGAAACCTGATACGGTTACCTACACTTCTTTGATCAATTTTTTCTGTAGGAATGGGAAAATTGATGAGGCTATAGAGTTGCTTAAAGAAATGAAGGAAAATGAATGCGAGGTTGATACTGTTACATTCAATGTGATACTCGGAGGCTTGTGCAGAGAAGGTAGATTTGACGAGGCTTTGGATACGATTGAGAAACTCCCACACCAATGTGTCTATTTGAACAAAGGTAGTTACAGGATTATATTAAACTCGTTAACTCAAAAATGA